CCGGCAACTCTAAAACTGACATTTCCTAAGTTTAGAGTTTTTGACTTCAAGCTCAATAATTTTCTATTAATTTACTATGTTATGTATTTGCATTATAGAAGAAAACAGATACATTCTGTTATGTATAACTATAATAATTCTTCCTTCATATATACTCAGCAGAGTTTGACCCCTGAAACTTTAGCATAGATATACAGCTATCCACCGTTTGAGCTACCGAAACTACCAGCAGGCAAAGGCTATCATCTGAGGGCACACACATATGTGTATGGGAACACCTGCATGTAGAGAATGGCTCAGGAGAACCTGGAATCCTTTTGTAATCACACTCTCTCAGGAGGTAGGGGAATTTCTTCCCTGTGCAGTTTTTCTGGGGAACAGGGGGGGAGCTACTGTGGCCATGTACTATTAGATGTGTGGTTAGTGTGAAGTTGCTGTGGCCACATACACTAGGTAGGTGATTAGTGGGAAACTGATCTGACTCTCTTATTCTGCACCACAGCTGTTATGACAGCTCCCAGGTACTACCAGTATAGTGATTGTTGCTACATAGGCAGCACTGTGAGCCTGGGATTttagagcagtggctctcaaccagggATATATCATATGTACCCCTGAAGATATGCCAAGATCTTTCAGGGGTACATAagttcatctagatatttgcctagcttTACAATTAGAAAgtaagtacaaactaaaatttaatTTGGACAGTCACTTATGCACACTGCTCTATACACaatacactgaaatataagtagaatatttatatttcaattgacTTGTGTTAATGTTAGATggtaaacatgagaaagttagCAATTTTGCAGTAATGGTGTAATGTGACACCTGTATTTTTATGTCAAATGttgtaagcaaatagtttttaaatgaggtgtAACTTGGGAGCTATATAAGACAAATCAGACTTTTGAAAGGGGGTATAGCATATAatagtctggaaaggctgagagccgCTACTTTACAATgatcattttgtttttaatttgaattGCTATTCCTGAGAAACATAAGGCACTGCACGGACATAGTAATTTTCAGCAGTTCAGAATACAGCAAAACCTAAACAGTATTTCACGGTGAAAAAGAAAAGGACCTTCTGTAACCATAAGGCTTTTCCTTCACTGCATTTCAATGACCCTGTGTAAATAATGGAAATCTTAGAACTTCTAAAAAAGATTGCAGttgatttttataataaaaagCACTAAGCAGCTGAAATATGGGAGTCACTACCAGCCTCCAATTATTTGCAGTAAAATTCGAATCTTCATATGAGTTTTAGTTTATTTCTTTAGTTTCTACCATCTTTTTCTTCATCCAGGACAGAACAATATGACTGAAAAAGATGACATGACAACCTATGATTACTATACTGGCTCAGAACCATGCCAAAAAGCCGATGTCAAAACATTTGCATCCCGGTTTCTGCCACCGCTGTACTCCTTGGTGCTGATATTTGGCCTGGTGGGCAACGCGCTTGTTGTGCTGATCTTGATAAAATACAAGAGGCTGAAAAGCATGACTGACATCTATCTCCTGAACCTGGCAATTTCTGATTTGCTTTTCATTCTTTCCCTACCATTTTGGGCTTACTATGCAGCACATGAGTGggtttttggaaatgcaatgtgTAAAATTCTTTCAGGGGTCTATTATGCTGGCTTCTACAGTGGAATTTTTTTCATAATACTTTTGACAATTGATAGATATCTGGCAATTGTCCATGCAGTGTTTGCTTTAAAAGCTAGGACAGTTACTTATGGCATTCTCACAAGTGTTGTCATTTGGGGTGTAACATTATTAGCTTCTCTTCCAGGGTCAATATTTCATGAAACTAAAAAGGAGTCATCTCATATTACATGTAGCCCTCATTATCCATCAGGACAGGAAAGTGAATGGAAGCAATTCCAGACTTTAAAGATGAACATTGTGGGACTTGTCATTCCACTTGTCATTATGATCTTCTGCTATGCACAGATTATAAAGACGTTACTGAGatgtaaaaatgagaaaaaacacAAGGCAGTCAAGCTTATTTTTATCATAATGATTGTTTATTTTATCTTCTGGGCACCATATAATATTATTCTTCTCTTGTACACTTTTCAAGAGTCATTTTCCCTAAATAATTGTGAAAGTAGCAGTCAGCTGGAGCTAGCAATCCAAGTGACAGAAGCAATTGCAATGATCCACTGTTGTGTTAACCCCATAATATATGCCTTTGCTGGTGAAAAATTTAGGAAATATCTTTATACCTTTTTCCGAAACCACATTGCAATCCACTTGTATAAATATTGCACAGTTCTCTATGGTGAGGCACCTGACCGAGTTAGTTCCACATTCACCCCATCTACAGGGGAGCAGGAAATCTCAGCTGCGTTGTAAAGGATGTCTAAGTAAAAAAGTtacattcacttttaaaaaaaaaaaaacaattgtgCAAAGGATCAAACGTTTTGTATACGTGGCTTTAAAGAGGCCACTAAAGAGGCACCTATGCAATATATGCACATCAATTTTCTCCACcaaaaaaaatagtatttatttttaaaaataggtcaATTTAAAAAGGGGATATGCATACCTAACTATTCACTTGGATAAGATGAATTTAGAGAAAAAatcacccctttttaaaaaatgcaatatGTCATATTTTGGTCAACTTGGCCCTGAAAAAGTTTGGGCTAATGAACAAACTCGCAAAGTACTTCTTGAGATAAAGTATCATTAAGAACATGAAATGAGGTCAGTTCCTCTTGAACTACTTCTCACATCTTAGTACTAGATATGCCATTCACTTATACCAACATGTATTTCATCTCACACAAAGCTGGTGCTATATCAGTGTTAATTATGCTAAGTTAACATCTGTAATACAAAATCTTGAAAATGAGATCCTATAAAACATTTCTAGttgcttttgcttttatttttggtTATGAACAttcatttttcatattaaatTGTAATTTGTTAACCATTGGTTCTGTTAAATCAAACATTATTTACTTACAAGATATGtaaaatatactttaaaacaATAATTTTAATCAAGTAGATTATACTGTTTCATGGTCAAGAAATTAACAAAATATGCACTTTTCTTACCCCAAAAAGTGTCTTAATTAGCACAGGTTGACCAGAAAGTCAATGCTTatgcaatgagagagagagagagagagagagagaggtcactTTATATAAGGCTTGAATAGGGCTGGATTCTGCC
The DNA window shown above is from Pelodiscus sinensis isolate JC-2024 chromosome 2, ASM4963464v1, whole genome shotgun sequence and carries:
- the LOC102454836 gene encoding C-C chemokine receptor type 5-like isoform X1 produces the protein MAQENLESFCNHTLSGGQNNMTEKDDMTTYDYYTGSEPCQKADVKTFASRFLPPLYSLVLIFGLVGNALVVLILIKYKRLKSMTDIYLLNLAISDLLFILSLPFWAYYAAHEWVFGNAMCKILSGVYYAGFYSGIFFIILLTIDRYLAIVHAVFALKARTVTYGILTSVVIWGVTLLASLPGSIFHETKKESSHITCSPHYPSGQESEWKQFQTLKMNIVGLVIPLVIMIFCYAQIIKTLLRCKNEKKHKAVKLIFIIMIVYFIFWAPYNIILLLYTFQESFSLNNCESSSQLELAIQVTEAIAMIHCCVNPIIYAFAGEKFRKYLYTFFRNHIAIHLYKYCTVLYGEAPDRVSSTFTPSTGEQEISAAL
- the LOC102454836 gene encoding C-C chemokine receptor type 5-like isoform X2; the encoded protein is MTEKDDMTTYDYYTGSEPCQKADVKTFASRFLPPLYSLVLIFGLVGNALVVLILIKYKRLKSMTDIYLLNLAISDLLFILSLPFWAYYAAHEWVFGNAMCKILSGVYYAGFYSGIFFIILLTIDRYLAIVHAVFALKARTVTYGILTSVVIWGVTLLASLPGSIFHETKKESSHITCSPHYPSGQESEWKQFQTLKMNIVGLVIPLVIMIFCYAQIIKTLLRCKNEKKHKAVKLIFIIMIVYFIFWAPYNIILLLYTFQESFSLNNCESSSQLELAIQVTEAIAMIHCCVNPIIYAFAGEKFRKYLYTFFRNHIAIHLYKYCTVLYGEAPDRVSSTFTPSTGEQEISAAL